A portion of the Oncorhynchus nerka isolate Pitt River linkage group LG27, Oner_Uvic_2.0, whole genome shotgun sequence genome contains these proteins:
- the LOC115111009 gene encoding uncharacterized protein C22orf15-like isoform X2: MFVTVQFGEAQTELFNLNCRMINFIHSLKERCDLDPQDCVDLMDRTGELVNLSDKEESMEQASSLMKKRHSYVLIRICKGDGTEGQKYVPLLNDLDKSHPELAEVLKKLSNPCKERDRKAVPSRKGSVNQTWSKATAGNKKSHSGKL, translated from the exons atgttTGTCACAGTGCAGTTTGGAG AGGCCCAAACAGAATTGTTTAACCTGAACTGCAGGATGATAAACTTCATCCACAGTTTGAAGGAGAGGTGTGATCTGGATCCTCAAG ACTGTGTGGACCTTatggacaggacaggggagctGGTGAACCTGAGTGACAAGGAGGAGAGCATGGAGCAGGCCAGCAGTCTGATGAAGAAGAGGCACAGCTACGTTCTCATACGCATCTGCA AAGGTGACGGGACTGAAGGGCAGAAGTATGTGCCACTCTTAAATGACCTGGACAAGAGCCATCCTGAGTTAGCAG AGGTCCTAAAGAAGCTGTCCAACCCCTGTAAGGAGCGGGACAGAAAGGCTGTTCCGTCAAGGAAAGGCTCTGTTAACCAGACCTGGAGCAAGGCCACCGCTGGAAACAAGAAGAGCCATTCTGGAAAACTTTGa
- the LOC115111479 gene encoding adenosine receptor A2b-like, translated as MLNEAASVIYIVLELLIAVLSVLGNVLVCWAVCLNSNLQSITNFFVVSLAVADIAVGVLGIPFAIVISTGFCSNFYGCLFIACFVLVLTQSSIFSLLAIAIDRYIAIKIPLRYNSLVTGQRAKGIIAVCWVLSIIIGLTPMLGWNKSTERPNSTCPPGLMECLFEDVVVMDYMVYFNFFACVLMPLLLMLVIYLRIFMAARHQLKLIELKAVHGGKSHSTLQKEVQAAKSLAIIVGLFAICWLPLHIINCFTLFCPQCPRPPLWIIYVAIILSHGNSVVNPFIYANRIQEFRHTFKRVIRRHVLFRRDLFDSGGSSHTSTHNSISGSVRVKANGLRFDLCHSHTKPAGDVLKPAPIHNHPLTVISSHNDRESPPVPQPLRQTHTHPLCHPLQYGDQQQHSHKGPEVEEVKDRQDLSPVQVKTLFYKHKTCFTELTEVS; from the exons ATGCTGAACGAAGCTGCGTCTGTCATCTACATTGTGCTGGAGCTGCTGATAGCTGTACTGTCTGTGTTGGGCAATGTGCTGGTCTGCTGGGCCGTCTGTCTCAACAGCAACCTGCAGAGCATCACCAACTTCTTTGTGGTGTCCCTGGCGGTGGCAGACATTGCTGTTGGAGTGCTGGGTATCCCCTTTGCCATCGTCATCAGCACAGGCTTCTGCTCCAACTTCTATGGTTGCCTCTTCATTGCTTGCTTTGTGCTGGTGCTCACCCAGAGCTCCATCTTCAGCCTGCTGGCCATTGCCATAGACCGCTACATCGCTATCAAGATACCCCTCAG GTACAATAGCCTGGTGACAGGCCAGCGTGCCAAGGGGATAATTGCTGTCTGCTGGGTGCTGTCCATCATCATCGGCCTGACCCCGATGCTGGGCTGGAATAAGTCCACTGAGCGCCCCAACAGCACCTGTCCCCCAGGCCTGATGGAGTGCCTGTTTGAGGATGTGGTGGTCATGGACTATATGGTCTACTTTAACTTCTTCGCCTGTGTGCTGATGCCTCTGCTGCTCATGCTGGTCATCTACCTGCGGATCTTCATGGCAGCTCGGCATCAGCTGAAGCTCATAGAACTGAAGGCTGTCCACGGGGGGAAGTCCCACTCCACCCTGCAGAAGGAGGTCCAGGCGGCTAAGTCGCTGGCCATCATCGTGGGCCTGTTTGCCATCTGTTGGCTGCCGCTGCACATCATCAACTGCTTCACCCTGTTCTGCCCTCAGTGTCCCCGCCCGCCCCTCTGGATCATATACGTTGCCATCATCCTCTCTCACGGCAACTCAGTGGTCAACCCCTTCATCTACGCAAACCGCATCCAGGAGTTCCGCCACACCTTCAAGAGGGTCATCCGCCGCCATGTCCTGTTCCGCCGGGATCTGTTTGACAGTGGTGGCAGCAGCCACACCTCCACCCACAACAGTATCAGCGGCTCAGTAAGGGTTAAGGCCAATGGCCTCCGCTTCGACCTCTGTCATAGCCATACCAAACCTGCAGGTGACGTTCTGAAGCCAGCGCCCATTCACAACCACCCTCTTACCGTGATTAGCTCCCACAATGACAGGGAAAGCCCCCCTGTGCCACAGCCtctcagacagacacatacacacccgTTATGTCATCCCCTGCAGTATGGGGACCAGCAGCAGCATTCTCACAAAGGTCCGGAGGTGGAAGAGGTAAaggacaggcaggatctctcCCCTGTCCAGGTCAAAACACTGTTCTATAAACATAAAACCTGCTTCACTGAGCTCACTGAGGTGTCCTAA
- the LOC115111009 gene encoding uncharacterized protein C22orf15-like isoform X1 codes for MKYGVIDRGRVQKYFSFITLKEAQTELFNLNCRMINFIHSLKERCDLDPQDCVDLMDRTGELVNLSDKEESMEQASSLMKKRHSYVLIRICKGDGTEGQKYVPLLNDLDKSHPELAEVLKKLSNPCKERDRKAVPSRKGSVNQTWSKATAGNKKSHSGKL; via the exons ATGAAGTATGGGGTTATAGATAGAGGACGTGTACAAAAATACTTCTCTTTTATTACTTTGAAAGAGGCCCAAACAGAATTGTTTAACCTGAACTGCAGGATGATAAACTTCATCCACAGTTTGAAGGAGAGGTGTGATCTGGATCCTCAAG ACTGTGTGGACCTTatggacaggacaggggagctGGTGAACCTGAGTGACAAGGAGGAGAGCATGGAGCAGGCCAGCAGTCTGATGAAGAAGAGGCACAGCTACGTTCTCATACGCATCTGCA AAGGTGACGGGACTGAAGGGCAGAAGTATGTGCCACTCTTAAATGACCTGGACAAGAGCCATCCTGAGTTAGCAG AGGTCCTAAAGAAGCTGTCCAACCCCTGTAAGGAGCGGGACAGAAAGGCTGTTCCGTCAAGGAAAGGCTCTGTTAACCAGACCTGGAGCAAGGCCACCGCTGGAAACAAGAAGAGCCATTCTGGAAAACTTTGa